One genomic segment of [Pasteurella] aerogenes includes these proteins:
- a CDS encoding RNA methyltransferase, TrmH family, group 1 — MLENIRIILVETSHSGNIGSAARAMKTMGLSQLYLVSPKGVDEQTFALAAGAEDIVRNATIVANLEQAIADCSLVIGTSARLRHLQSSLIEPRECGVKALQHSVIGTVAIVFGRERVGLTNDELLKCHYHLTIPANPEYSSLNLAMAVQLVCYEVRMAWLAAQQSSTEFSITQIDNPFPSASELEYFFSHTEKLYQQLGFIQNQAVMQKLRRLYQRAALEKNELNILLGMLSAVEKSLKS; from the coding sequence ATGTTAGAAAATATTCGAATTATCCTAGTGGAAACATCACACAGTGGCAATATTGGCTCGGCTGCTCGCGCCATGAAAACCATGGGGTTAAGTCAATTGTATTTGGTTTCCCCAAAAGGGGTGGATGAACAGACTTTTGCTTTAGCGGCAGGGGCGGAGGATATTGTGCGCAATGCCACGATTGTGGCTAATTTGGAGCAAGCAATAGCAGATTGCTCGTTAGTTATCGGAACCAGCGCGAGATTACGTCATTTGCAAAGTAGTCTTATTGAGCCACGTGAATGCGGTGTTAAAGCCTTACAGCATTCAGTAATTGGAACAGTAGCGATAGTTTTTGGACGGGAACGGGTCGGGTTAACCAATGATGAATTATTAAAATGCCATTACCATCTGACCATTCCGGCAAATCCTGAATATTCTTCTTTAAATTTGGCGATGGCGGTGCAACTGGTTTGTTATGAAGTTCGGATGGCGTGGCTGGCGGCGCAACAATCCTCAACGGAATTTTCTATTACACAGATAGATAATCCCTTTCCTAGCGCCTCGGAACTGGAATACTTTTTTTCTCATACTGAAAAACTGTATCAACAATTAGGGTTTATACAAAATCAAGCAGTTATGCAAAAATTAAGACGTCTTTATCAACGTGCTGCGTTGGAAAAAAATGAATTGAATATTTTACTTGGAATGCTAAGTGCGGTGGAAAAATCCCTAAAATCTTAA
- the iscR gene encoding iron-sulfur cluster assembly transcription factor IscR, with protein sequence MKLTSKGRYAVTAILDIALHSDDGPVSLSDISERQHISLSYLEQLFAKLRRHGLVKSVRGPGGGYQLGLDQQEISIGMIIAAVNENITVTRCQGQASCQGGKECLTHSLWEQLSQRIEGFLNEITVSELVTQQQHRRKNKRTHRHQDFENLVVVNQ encoded by the coding sequence ATGAAATTAACTTCAAAAGGTCGTTATGCAGTGACTGCAATCTTAGATATTGCCTTGCATTCGGACGATGGCCCGGTAAGTTTATCGGACATTTCCGAACGCCAACATATTTCCCTTTCCTATTTAGAACAATTATTTGCAAAATTGCGTCGTCACGGGTTGGTAAAAAGCGTGCGTGGACCTGGCGGCGGTTATCAATTAGGACTTGATCAACAAGAAATCTCAATTGGAATGATTATTGCCGCAGTCAATGAAAATATTACGGTGACTCGTTGTCAAGGGCAAGCCAGCTGTCAGGGTGGAAAAGAATGTTTAACTCATTCTCTGTGGGAACAACTTAGTCAGCGTATCGAAGGTTTTTTAAATGAAATTACGGTGTCGGAGTTGGTGACGCAACAGCAACATCGACGCAAAAACAAACGGACTCATCGACATCAAGATTTTGAAAATTTAGTCGTTGTAAATCAATAA
- the iscS gene encoding cysteine desulfurase IscS: protein MKLPIYLDYAATCPVDHRVAKKMMEYLTIDGDFGNPASRSHKFGWQAEEAVDVARNQIADLIGADSREIVFTSGATESDNLAIKGAAHFYQTKGKHIITCKTEHKAVLDTCRQLEREGFEVTYLSPQSDGLINLDELKAAMREDTILVSIMHVNNEIGVVQDIKTIGELCRERKIIFHVDATQSVGKLPINLSELKIDLMSMSSHKLYGPKGIGALYVCRKPRVRLEAIIHGGGHERGMRSGTLPVHQIVGMGEAYRICKEEMATEMPRLKALRDRLYNGLKEIEETYVNGSMEHRVDNNLNISFNYVEGESLMMALRDIAVSSGSACTSASLEPSYVLRALGLNDELAHSSIRFTLGRYTTEEEIDYTINLVKSAVAKLRELSPLWDMYKEGIDLNSIEWTHH, encoded by the coding sequence ATGAAATTACCAATTTATTTGGATTACGCAGCCACTTGTCCTGTGGATCATCGTGTCGCGAAAAAAATGATGGAATACCTCACCATTGACGGTGATTTCGGTAATCCCGCGTCACGTTCCCACAAATTCGGTTGGCAAGCAGAAGAAGCTGTAGATGTTGCGCGTAATCAAATTGCAGATTTAATTGGTGCGGATTCGCGTGAAATCGTGTTTACCTCTGGTGCAACGGAATCAGATAACTTGGCGATTAAAGGGGCAGCACATTTCTATCAAACCAAAGGTAAGCACATTATTACATGCAAAACTGAACATAAAGCGGTGTTGGATACCTGTCGTCAATTGGAACGTGAAGGTTTTGAAGTGACCTATTTAAGTCCGCAATCAGACGGTTTGATCAATTTGGACGAATTAAAAGCGGCGATGCGCGAGGATACGATTTTAGTTTCCATTATGCACGTTAACAATGAAATTGGTGTAGTACAAGATATTAAAACCATTGGTGAATTATGTCGCGAACGTAAAATTATTTTCCATGTAGATGCGACCCAAAGTGTTGGTAAACTACCGATTAATTTGAGCGAATTAAAAATTGACTTAATGTCTATGTCAAGCCACAAATTATACGGACCGAAAGGGATTGGTGCATTATACGTTTGTCGTAAACCACGCGTGCGTTTAGAAGCGATTATTCATGGTGGCGGACACGAACGTGGTATGCGTTCCGGAACCTTGCCGGTACACCAAATTGTTGGCATGGGCGAAGCGTATCGTATTTGTAAAGAAGAAATGGCGACAGAAATGCCACGTTTAAAAGCCTTGCGCGATCGTTTATATAACGGGCTAAAAGAAATTGAAGAAACCTATGTGAACGGTTCGATGGAGCATCGTGTAGATAATAATCTGAACATCAGTTTTAACTATGTGGAAGGGGAAAGTTTGATGATGGCGTTACGCGATATTGCAGTTTCTTCCGGCTCCGCTTGTACTTCTGCAAGCCTCGAGCCTTCTTATGTGTTACGAGCTTTAGGATTGAATGATGAATTGGCGCACAGCTCTATTCGTTTCACTCTAGGCCGTTATACGACGGAAGAAGAAATAGATTACACCATTAATCTGGTTAAAAGTGCGGTCGCAAAATTAAGAGAATTATCACCACTTTGGGATATGTACAAAGAAGGGATTGATTTAAATTCTATTGAATGGACACACCATTAA
- the iscU gene encoding iron-sulfur cluster assembly scaffold IscU produces the protein MAYSEKVIDHYENPRNVGSFDKKSADVGTGMVGAPACGDVMQLQIKVNEQGIIEDAKFKTYGCGSAIASSSLITEWVKGKSLDEAQAIKNSQIAEELELPPVKVHCSILAEDAIKAAIADYKAKKGE, from the coding sequence ATGGCGTACAGTGAAAAAGTGATTGATCATTATGAAAACCCGCGCAACGTGGGATCATTTGATAAAAAATCCGCAGATGTCGGAACCGGTATGGTCGGCGCGCCGGCTTGTGGTGATGTAATGCAGTTGCAGATCAAAGTTAACGAGCAAGGCATTATCGAAGATGCGAAATTTAAAACCTATGGTTGCGGTTCAGCGATTGCATCCAGCTCATTGATCACAGAATGGGTAAAAGGCAAATCCTTAGATGAAGCACAAGCGATCAAAAATAGCCAAATTGCCGAAGAATTAGAACTTCCGCCGGTGAAAGTGCATTGTTCCATTCTTGCCGAAGATGCCATCAAAGCGGCAATCGCAGATTATAAAGCGAAAAAAGGCGAATAA
- the iscA gene encoding iron-sulfur cluster assembly protein IscA, with amino-acid sequence MAITLTETAANRVATFLANRGKGVGLRLGIKTSGCSGLAYVLEFVDNVNEDDQVFESNGVNVIVDAKSLVYLDGTQLDFVKEGLNEGFKFTNPNVKDQCGCGESFNV; translated from the coding sequence ATGGCAATTACATTAACTGAAACCGCGGCAAATCGCGTCGCGACCTTTTTAGCGAATAGAGGAAAAGGGGTAGGATTACGTTTAGGGATTAAAACTTCGGGTTGTTCCGGTTTAGCTTACGTATTGGAATTTGTCGATAATGTTAATGAAGATGATCAAGTGTTTGAAAGCAATGGCGTTAATGTGATTGTAGATGCTAAAAGTTTGGTTTATCTCGATGGTACACAACTTGATTTTGTTAAAGAAGGCTTAAACGAAGGATTTAAATTCACCAATCCAAACGTGAAAGATCAATGCGGCTGCGGTGAAAGTTTTAACGTATAG
- the hscB gene encoding iron-sulfur cluster assembly co-chaperone protein HscB, with protein MINPFLLFDLPVDFTVDQTLLSQRYLALQKSLHPDNFVQHSPQEQRLAMQKSAEVNDALQILKDPVLRADCIVALHTGESLDLEQQSSKDMTFLMQQMEWREQLEALETQQDAQQLLEFSQQIEQYQQSILAEISTALSVQDWQQAKMLTDRLRFIKKLQQEIERIEDVLLTI; from the coding sequence ATGATAAATCCGTTTCTTTTATTTGATTTACCCGTGGATTTTACGGTAGATCAAACCTTACTCTCACAACGTTATTTAGCGCTACAAAAATCGTTGCACCCAGATAATTTTGTGCAACATTCTCCACAAGAACAACGACTTGCCATGCAAAAATCAGCGGAAGTGAATGATGCTCTGCAAATTTTGAAAGATCCTGTATTGCGGGCAGATTGTATTGTCGCGTTACATACTGGCGAGAGCTTGGATCTTGAGCAGCAAAGTTCAAAAGATATGACATTTTTGATGCAACAAATGGAATGGCGTGAGCAATTGGAAGCCTTAGAAACACAACAAGATGCCCAACAGTTGCTTGAATTTAGCCAACAAATTGAACAATATCAACAGTCTATTTTAGCCGAAATTTCCACCGCACTTTCTGTGCAAGATTGGCAACAAGCGAAAATGTTGACGGATCGATTACGTTTTATCAAAAAATTACAGCAAGAAATCGAACGAATCGAAGACGTTTTATTAACAATTTAA
- the hscA gene encoding iron-sulfur cluster assembly chaperone protein HscA, giving the protein MALLQIAEPGQSAAPHQQKRAVGIDLGTTNSLVATVRNGSTDILLDAKERPLIPSIVHFGQAQEVIVGYEAGELASQDPQNTIISVKRLIGRSLADVQTRYPNLPYHFSQSENGLPLINTSQGIFSPVEISAEILKKLTALGEQRLGGQLDGAVITVPAYFDDAQRQSTKDAAKLAGLNVLRLLNEPTAAAIAYGLDSGQEGVIAVYDLGGGTFDISILRLSKGVFEVLATGGDTALGGDDFDHLLADWIVVQSGIAPHDDRQTRQLLELAKGVKTQLSEAERCALNYQTWQGEISREQFNQLIQPLVKRSLLACHRALKDAKVAVDEVCEVVMVGGSTRVPYVREQVGEFFRKTPLTSIDPDKVVALGAAIQADILIGNKPDSEMLLLDVIPLSLGIETMGGLVEKIIPRNTTIPVARAQEFTTFKDGQTAMSVHIVQGEREMVDDCRSLARFTLRGIPPMAAGAAHVRVTYQVDADGLLSVTAMEKSTGVQSSIQVKPSYGLTDDEIATMLKSSMENAKQDIQTRLLAEQRVEAARVLESVYAALQQDEDLLNDEELSAVKNAIVSLEVLCKQDDSLAIKQGIKLLDQATQEFAARRMDQSIRKALTGQAVQKLSAE; this is encoded by the coding sequence ATGGCATTACTTCAAATTGCAGAACCCGGTCAAAGCGCCGCACCACACCAACAAAAACGCGCGGTTGGTATTGATTTAGGGACAACGAATTCTTTGGTCGCGACCGTGCGTAACGGTTCTACGGATATTTTACTTGACGCGAAAGAGCGTCCACTGATACCTTCCATTGTCCATTTTGGTCAAGCGCAAGAGGTAATCGTCGGTTATGAGGCCGGCGAATTAGCCAGTCAAGATCCGCAAAATACGATTATTTCTGTCAAACGGTTAATCGGACGTTCTTTAGCCGATGTGCAAACACGTTACCCAAATTTGCCCTATCATTTCAGCCAAAGTGAAAATGGATTGCCATTAATCAATACATCGCAAGGGATCTTTAGTCCGGTTGAAATTTCCGCTGAAATTTTAAAAAAATTGACCGCACTTGGCGAACAACGTCTTGGTGGTCAGTTGGATGGCGCGGTGATTACTGTGCCGGCATATTTTGATGATGCGCAGCGCCAAAGTACCAAAGATGCGGCGAAACTTGCCGGCTTAAATGTGTTGCGTTTGCTCAATGAACCGACCGCAGCAGCAATTGCCTATGGCTTAGACAGCGGGCAAGAAGGAGTGATTGCAGTTTATGACTTAGGCGGGGGTACCTTTGATATTTCCATCTTGCGTTTATCCAAAGGGGTTTTTGAAGTCTTAGCTACCGGTGGTGATACGGCATTGGGTGGCGATGATTTTGACCATTTGCTTGCTGATTGGATTGTGGTTCAATCTGGCATTGCACCGCACGATGATCGTCAAACCCGCCAATTGTTGGAACTTGCCAAAGGTGTGAAAACCCAATTAAGTGAAGCAGAACGTTGTGCGTTAAATTATCAAACTTGGCAAGGAGAAATTAGCCGCGAGCAATTTAATCAATTAATTCAACCCTTAGTAAAACGTTCGTTATTGGCGTGTCACCGTGCGTTAAAAGATGCCAAAGTGGCTGTGGATGAGGTGTGCGAAGTAGTGATGGTTGGCGGTTCTACGCGCGTACCTTATGTGCGCGAGCAAGTGGGCGAATTTTTCCGTAAAACCCCATTGACTTCCATCGATCCAGATAAAGTCGTGGCGCTAGGTGCGGCAATTCAGGCAGATATTTTAATCGGTAACAAACCGGATTCAGAAATGCTGTTGTTGGATGTGATCCCGCTGTCTTTGGGGATTGAAACCATGGGTGGGTTAGTGGAGAAAATTATTCCACGCAATACCACAATTCCAGTGGCGCGCGCGCAAGAGTTTACTACCTTTAAAGATGGACAAACTGCGATGTCTGTGCATATTGTACAAGGAGAACGTGAAATGGTGGACGATTGTCGTTCGTTGGCACGTTTTACCTTGCGTGGCATTCCGCCGATGGCGGCGGGCGCAGCGCATGTGCGTGTGACTTATCAAGTGGATGCCGATGGATTATTAAGCGTGACCGCCATGGAAAAATCGACTGGTGTACAATCGTCTATTCAAGTTAAACCATCTTATGGCTTGACCGATGACGAAATTGCCACTATGTTAAAATCTTCCATGGAAAATGCCAAACAAGATATTCAAACCCGCTTGTTGGCGGAGCAACGTGTTGAAGCGGCGCGTGTATTAGAAAGCGTGTATGCTGCGTTGCAACAAGATGAAGATTTGTTAAACGACGAGGAGTTAAGTGCGGTCAAAAATGCGATCGTTTCTTTAGAAGTGTTGTGTAAACAAGATGATAGTTTAGCGATTAAGCAAGGTATTAAGCTCTTGGATCAGGCGACGCAAGAATTTGCTGCGCGCCGCATGGATCAATCCATTCGTAAAGCGCTTACCGGTCAAGCGGTACAAAAGTTAAGTGCCGAGTAA
- the fdx gene encoding ferredoxin, 2Fe-2S type, ISC system encodes MTKVIFLPHETLCPEGMVVDAAEGDNLLDVALDAGIEIEHACDKSCACTTCHVIVREGFDSLNETTDDEDDMLDKAWGLEVDSRLSCQCKIGTEDLVVEIPKYSLNHAREEH; translated from the coding sequence ATGACAAAAGTAATTTTTTTACCGCATGAAACGTTGTGTCCGGAAGGCATGGTGGTGGATGCTGCTGAAGGGGATAATCTATTAGATGTTGCTTTGGATGCAGGGATTGAAATTGAACATGCTTGCGATAAATCTTGCGCTTGCACCACTTGTCATGTGATTGTGCGCGAAGGGTTTGATAGCTTAAATGAAACCACTGATGATGAAGATGATATGTTGGATAAAGCCTGGGGCTTGGAAGTCGATAGTCGTTTGAGTTGCCAATGCAAAATTGGTACGGAAGATTTGGTGGTGGAAATTCCGAAATACAGTTTAAATCACGCCAGAGAAGAACACTAA
- the gshAB gene encoding glutathione biosynthesis bifunctional protein GshAB — MNIQQVIKKHGLGLLFQQASFGLEKESQRVYQDGSVVTTPHPKCFGNRSYHPYIQTDFAESQLELITPPNKKLEDTLRWLSAIHEVVLRSMSEDEYIFPMSMPAGLPPEDQIKVAQLDNLEDVAYREHLVQSYGKSKQMVSGIHYNFQLDSDLIHTLFSLQNDYQSAVEFQNDLYLKMAKNFLRYQWVLLYLLSATPTVDSNYFREGSPLKAGQYVRSLRSSQYGYVNAPDIIVSFDSVQQYIDTLEHWVASGRLIAEKEFYSNVRLRGAKKARDLLTSGIQYLEFRLFDLNPFEPCGINLKDAKFIYYFILLMIWLDETADQDAVNLGKQRLADVAFEHPLSQTQYRQEGETLLQQLIAMLQEIGAEQSAVEIVQEKLAQFAEPSQTLCGRLVQAIEHAGGYQKLGATLAQQYKADAFKRFYALSAFDNMELSTQALMFDLIQKGIKTEILDENDQFLRLQFGDHIEYVKNGNMTSHDSYISPLIMENKVVTKKVLQKAGFNVPQSVEFTSAEQAVASYALFAGRAVVIKPKSTNYGLGITIFQQGVQDRDDFAKAVEIAFREDKEIMVEDYLVGTEYRFFVLGENTLAVLLRVPANVIGDGEHTVAELVAAKNDHPLRGDGSRTPLKKIALGDIEQLQLKEQGLTVESIPAQGQLVQLRANSNISTGGDSIDMTDEMHPSYKQLAVGITKAMGAAVCGVDLIIPDLKQPAQPSLSSWGVIEANFNPMMMMHIFPYAGKSRRVTQNVIKMLFPELK; from the coding sequence ATGAATATACAGCAAGTGATAAAAAAACATGGTTTAGGGCTGCTTTTTCAACAAGCGTCGTTTGGCTTGGAAAAAGAAAGTCAGCGCGTTTATCAGGATGGATCTGTTGTGACGACGCCGCATCCGAAGTGCTTTGGTAATCGCTCTTATCATCCTTATATTCAAACTGATTTTGCCGAAAGTCAGCTGGAATTAATTACACCACCAAACAAAAAATTGGAAGATACGCTGCGTTGGTTATCCGCGATTCATGAGGTGGTACTACGTTCTATGTCGGAAGATGAATATATTTTTCCGATGAGTATGCCTGCCGGATTACCGCCGGAAGATCAAATTAAAGTGGCGCAATTGGATAATCTGGAGGATGTAGCCTACCGCGAACATTTGGTGCAATCCTATGGTAAAAGTAAGCAGATGGTCAGCGGCATTCATTATAATTTTCAACTGGATAGCGATTTAATTCATACGCTATTTAGTTTACAGAATGATTACCAAAGTGCGGTCGAATTTCAGAACGATTTATACCTTAAAATGGCGAAAAATTTCCTTCGTTATCAATGGGTTTTGTTATATTTGTTATCCGCAACACCAACAGTTGACAGCAACTATTTTAGAGAAGGTTCGCCATTAAAAGCGGGGCAATATGTGCGCAGTTTGCGTTCCAGCCAATATGGTTATGTGAATGCGCCGGATATTATCGTTTCTTTTGACAGCGTGCAGCAATATATTGATACCTTGGAACATTGGGTGGCATCCGGACGTTTGATTGCTGAAAAAGAATTTTATTCCAATGTACGCTTACGTGGCGCGAAAAAAGCGCGCGACTTATTGACTAGTGGAATTCAATATTTGGAATTTAGATTGTTTGATCTTAATCCATTTGAGCCTTGTGGTATCAATCTTAAGGATGCGAAATTTATTTATTATTTTATCTTGTTGATGATTTGGTTGGACGAAACCGCCGATCAAGATGCTGTGAATTTGGGAAAACAACGTTTGGCTGATGTGGCGTTTGAACATCCATTAAGCCAAACTCAATATCGCCAAGAAGGCGAAACTTTGTTGCAACAATTAATTGCTATGTTGCAAGAGATCGGAGCTGAGCAAAGTGCGGTAGAAATTGTGCAAGAAAAATTAGCGCAATTTGCTGAACCAAGTCAGACGCTATGTGGACGTTTGGTACAAGCCATTGAACACGCCGGTGGTTATCAAAAATTGGGTGCAACCTTGGCGCAACAATATAAAGCAGATGCTTTTAAACGTTTTTATGCCTTATCTGCGTTTGATAATATGGAGCTGTCCACTCAAGCCTTGATGTTCGACTTAATTCAAAAGGGCATTAAAACAGAAATTTTAGATGAAAACGATCAATTCTTACGTTTACAATTCGGCGATCATATTGAATATGTAAAAAATGGCAATATGACCTCTCATGACAGCTATATTTCGCCGCTAATTATGGAAAATAAAGTGGTCACCAAAAAAGTGTTACAAAAAGCGGGTTTTAATGTGCCACAAAGTGTGGAATTTACTTCAGCGGAACAGGCGGTGGCAAGTTATGCTTTATTTGCTGGGCGAGCGGTGGTGATCAAGCCGAAATCCACAAATTATGGGTTGGGTATTACCATTTTCCAACAAGGCGTACAAGATCGCGATGATTTTGCCAAAGCGGTTGAAATTGCGTTCCGTGAAGATAAAGAAATCATGGTAGAGGATTATTTGGTCGGAACGGAATATCGTTTCTTTGTGTTGGGCGAAAACACTTTGGCTGTGTTGTTACGCGTACCGGCGAATGTGATTGGTGACGGTGAACATACGGTGGCGGAATTGGTGGCGGCGAAAAATGATCATCCGCTACGTGGTGACGGTAGTCGCACGCCACTGAAAAAAATTGCCTTAGGTGATATTGAACAATTGCAACTTAAAGAGCAGGGCTTAACTGTGGAAAGCATCCCGGCGCAAGGTCAGCTGGTTCAATTACGCGCAAATTCCAATATCAGCACCGGCGGTGACAGCATTGATATGACCGATGAAATGCACCCAAGTTACAAGCAATTAGCGGTGGGGATCACCAAAGCTATGGGGGCGGCGGTATGTGGTGTGGATTTAATTATTCCAGATTTAAAACAACCGGCGCAACCGAGTTTATCTTCTTGGGGCGTGATTGAAGCCAATTTTAATCCAATGATGATGATGCACATTTTCCCTTACGCCGGTAAATCCCGCCGCGTGACGCAAAATGTGATTAAAATGCTATTTCCTGAACTAAAATAG
- the purT gene encoding phosphoribosylglycinamide formyltransferase 2, whose amino-acid sequence MTTIGTALTTNATKVMLLGAGELGKEVVIELQRLGVEVIAVDRYENAPAQQVAHRAYTISMLDSAALKALVEKERPDYIVPEVEAIATDTLVELEQAGFNVIPTAKATRLTMNREGIRRLAAEELGLPTSPYQFVDNFAQFESAVEKIGIPCVVKPIMSSSGHGQSILKSRQDLQKAWDYAQQGGRAGGGRVIVEGFVKFDYEITLLTVRHIHGTSFLAPIGHRQENGDYRESWQPQAMSEVALQKAQHIAEKITSALGGRGIFGVEMFVCGDDVIFNEVSPRPHDTGMVTLISQELSEFALHARAILGLPIPHIGLISPSASKAIVVEGKSNQVQFGNLAEVLAEPNTNIRLFGKGEVDGHRRMGVLLARDNSVEEALAKVKRAYDKLDVKL is encoded by the coding sequence ATGACAACCATTGGAACTGCCCTTACTACCAACGCCACTAAAGTAATGTTGCTCGGCGCCGGAGAATTAGGCAAAGAAGTCGTTATTGAATTACAACGTCTAGGCGTGGAAGTAATCGCGGTAGATCGCTACGAAAATGCCCCTGCGCAACAAGTGGCACACCGTGCTTATACCATTTCCATGCTGGATAGCGCAGCATTAAAAGCCTTAGTAGAAAAAGAACGTCCAGATTATATTGTGCCGGAAGTGGAAGCGATCGCCACAGACACCCTAGTAGAATTAGAACAAGCCGGCTTTAACGTCATTCCAACCGCTAAAGCGACTCGCCTGACCATGAACCGCGAAGGCATTCGTCGTTTAGCCGCAGAAGAATTAGGGTTGCCGACCTCCCCTTATCAATTCGTAGATAACTTTGCTCAATTTGAAAGTGCGGTGGAAAAAATCGGCATTCCTTGTGTAGTCAAGCCCATCATGTCCTCCTCCGGACACGGACAAAGTATCTTAAAATCACGCCAAGATCTACAAAAAGCCTGGGATTATGCGCAACAAGGCGGACGTGCTGGCGGCGGTCGCGTTATCGTAGAAGGCTTCGTAAAATTTGACTACGAAATTACCCTTTTAACCGTGCGCCATATTCACGGAACCTCATTTCTAGCACCAATTGGACATCGTCAAGAAAACGGAGATTATCGTGAATCTTGGCAACCACAAGCGATGTCAGAAGTGGCATTACAAAAAGCGCAACATATTGCAGAGAAAATTACCAGCGCACTTGGCGGACGCGGTATTTTCGGCGTGGAAATGTTTGTGTGCGGTGATGACGTTATTTTCAATGAAGTTTCACCACGCCCACACGATACCGGCATGGTCACGTTGATTTCACAAGAACTTTCCGAATTTGCGCTACACGCCCGTGCTATTTTAGGTTTACCGATTCCACACATCGGTCTGATTAGCCCATCCGCCTCCAAAGCCATTGTTGTGGAAGGAAAATCCAATCAGGTACAATTTGGCAACCTCGCTGAAGTCTTAGCGGAACCGAACACGAATATTCGTTTATTCGGCAAAGGCGAAGTAGATGGACATCGCCGCATGGGCGTATTGCTGGCGCGCGATAATTCCGTCGAAGAGGCGTTGGCGAAAGTGAAACGTGCTTATGATAAATTAGACGTGAAATTGTAA
- the luxS gene encoding S-ribosylhomocysteine lyase — protein sequence MPLLDSFKVDHTRMNAPAVRVAKTMKTPKGDDITVFDLRFCIPNKEILSSKGIHTLEHLFAGFMRDHLNSDSVEIIDISPMGCRTGFYMSLIGTPNEQQVAQAWLDSMKDVLNVQDQRHIPELNEYQCGTYTEHSLSDAHQIAQNVLNRGVAINKNEDLTLDEALLNP from the coding sequence ATGCCATTACTTGACAGTTTTAAAGTGGATCACACTCGAATGAATGCACCGGCAGTGCGTGTTGCCAAAACCATGAAAACACCGAAAGGTGATGATATTACGGTGTTTGATCTGCGTTTTTGCATTCCAAATAAAGAAATTCTTTCCTCGAAAGGCATTCATACACTGGAACATTTATTCGCCGGATTTATGCGTGATCACCTCAATAGCGACAGTGTAGAAATTATCGATATTTCGCCAATGGGATGTCGTACCGGCTTTTATATGTCTTTGATCGGCACGCCGAACGAACAACAAGTCGCTCAGGCATGGCTTGACTCAATGAAAGATGTATTAAATGTGCAAGATCAACGTCATATTCCAGAATTGAACGAATATCAATGCGGCACCTATACTGAACATTCCTTATCCGACGCCCATCAAATCGCACAAAATGTGTTAAATCGTGGCGTTGCAATTAATAAAAACGAAGATTTAACCCTCGACGAAGCCTTACTCAATCCATAA
- the yqaA gene encoding inner membrane protein YqaA, whose protein sequence is MFDFFTWDFWQPHGLWLMFVSAFLSATVLPGNSELVFLALMSPLALKDNFSFSGDMLALLTTAVIGNSLGSLTTYWLGRWFPEANLRKHTHPRTRWAIEKMQHYGVIILFFSWVPIVGDLFCAIAGWLRLNGVLAMLFITLGKLVRYVFLMFFGWATLF, encoded by the coding sequence ATGTTTGATTTTTTTACTTGGGATTTTTGGCAACCGCACGGTTTATGGTTAATGTTCGTCAGCGCTTTTTTAAGCGCAACCGTGCTGCCCGGTAATTCGGAATTGGTATTTCTCGCCTTGATGTCGCCATTAGCGTTAAAGGATAATTTTTCTTTTTCTGGCGATATGTTAGCATTATTAACCACCGCAGTGATAGGCAATAGCCTTGGCAGTTTGACAACCTATTGGCTGGGGCGCTGGTTTCCCGAAGCCAATCTGCGCAAACATACACATCCCCGCACTCGTTGGGCGATAGAAAAAATGCAACATTATGGGGTTATCATCTTATTTTTTAGTTGGGTGCCGATTGTTGGTGATTTATTTTGCGCCATTGCCGGTTGGTTACGCCTCAATGGAGTTCTCGCAATGCTATTTATTACGCTTGGAAAATTAGTGCGGTATGTTTTTCTTATGTTTTTTGGTTGGGCAACTTTATTTTAA